The Streptomyces asoensis DNA window AGCCCTGCTTGGTGACGTAGTACTTGAAGTCGGTCGTGGCGTGCATGGCGGTGAACTGCCAGCGGAAGGTGTAGCTCTGACCGCCGTTCACCTTGGTGGCCGGCCAGGCCCCGCCCGACGGGGTCCTGGGGCTGTCGAGCTGGGCGAACCGGGTGTTGTTCGCGGAACAGATCCGCCCGTCGGCCGCCCCCGACGCCGGGAAGCCCTTGGGCCCCTCGACGCTCTGCGGCTCCCACTGGATGTCACCGCAGTTGGGGACGGTGCCGTTCTGGCAGACCTTCTGCCGGCTGACGGGGAGGTCGGTGTAGCCGTGTCCGCTCGCGCCCCCGGTGGTGAGCACGAGGGCTCCCGCCGTGGTGAGGCCGAGCGCGGCCGCGTACCACTTGGTCTTTTTGCGCATGCTGCCGCTCCTGGAGAACGTGGGGAGTTCACTGAGCTGAGCCGTGCAGGTCTAGACCAAGTTCGAGATTATTGCCGTTTCTTGGCTGTGTCCATATCGACGACACGTCGGACCGCCGGCACGGCGGCCCGACGTGTCGTCCGTCACGGCCCCTGTTCCCCACGCCCCGAACAGAAGGCGACCGTCAGGTCCTTCACCAGCGCCTTGCGCTCGTAGTCGTCGAGTTCCACCAACCCGCGCATGGTCAGCCGGGTCACCGTGTCCTCCACCGAGTCCACGACCGACGTCAGCATGCTCGCCCGCTGCTGCGCGTCGAGCGCGGCGATCCGGCGGCGGTGCATCGCGGCGGCGACCTCGGGCGCGTACTCGATCCGCAGCGGCCGCACCGAGTACACCTCCAGGCCGACCGCGCCCGCGTCCAGCGCGACCCGCCCGGTCAGCGCCTCCCCCGCCGCCTCCACCGAACCCCGCCCGGCGCCCGACGGCTCCACCGGGATCCGGGCCAGGGCCGCCTCCACGCACTCCCGCAGATACGCCTCGTGGTCCTCCACACCGAGCGTGGCCCGCGCGGTGTCGCGCACCCGCCACACCACCAGCGCCACCACCCGCAGCGCCACGCCGCTGCCGTCGGCGGCGGGCATCGGCTCACTGCGCCAGTGCCGCAGCCGTACGTCCACCCGGCGGCGCAGCAGCAGCGGGTTCACCCACAGCAGACCGGTGCGCCGCACGGTCCCGCGGTAGCGGCCGAACAGACCGAGCACCCAGGCCCGTCCGGTACGCCCCCGGGCCAGACCGCCGAAGCCGAACAGCCCCAGCGCGCCCGCCCCCGCGTACACCGCCCACTGCGCCGGACCGAGACCGGCGCCCGCGAGCACCGGCAGCCGCAGCACCTGCACCGCGTGCGGCGGCAGCACCCCCGCCCACCACGAGGCGGCCACGCAGCCCGCCGCCCCGCACAGGCCGGCGAGGACCCCCACCGCACCCGGCAGCACCCGGGCCGGCCGCTCCACCAGGTCCGGGTCCACCTGCGCCACCGGGCGGGGTTTCGCCGGCGTCGGCCTGCGCAGCCTCGGCTGCTCCCCCGTGCCGACGCGACGGCCCACCACGGCGGGCCCGAGCGGTACGGGCCGCGGCTCGGGCTCGTCGCGGAACAGCAGATGGACGGGGATCTCGGTGGTCTGCTCGTTCTGGATGAGCCGGGTGGGCCTGGACGGGCCCTCGGACTCGGGAGTGTGTGACGTGGTCGTGTTCATGCGTGCCTCCAGCCTCCGCGCCAGATACGCCATGACAGTGAACTGAGGGGATCGGGGTGACCGCCGGATCCCGGGCGGGCCGCGGGGCGGATGTCCCGGGGCGAGCCCCGGCCGGGCTCCGGACCGCTCCCCCGAGGGGTCTGCGAGCGGGTCGCGTGCGGGTCGTTCGTGGGTGTTCGCGGGTCGCGAGCGGGGCGTGACGGGTGGTGCCCGTCGGCACCGGGCGGCACCGGGTCTAGGAGAAGAGGCGCCGCCAGGTCTCGGGGCCGGGGTAGCCGTCCGCGGTGCCGCCGCGCCAGCCCTGGGCGCGCTGGAAGGCCTCCACCGCGTGCCGGTCCGCCGCGCCCCAGCGCGGACCGGGGCCTGCCGTGTAGGGGCCGCCGAACCCCTTCTTGATCAGCTGCTTTCCCAGCTGGGTGACGTACGCGTTCTGCGCGCCGGGCCGGAACCGGTCCCGGCCGGGGTACGCAGGAACGCGTGGCCGGGTCGGCACACCCGGCGAACCGGCCGCCCCGGTCCCGGCCCCCTGCCCCGCACCGGCGGAGGGCCGTCCGCCGGAACCGGCCACCGGACCGGAGCCGGCTCCCGTCCCGGAGCCGTTGCCGGGGGCGCTGCCTGTCGCCGGGGACCAGCCGGGCGCGATGTCCCTGCCCCGGCCGGAGACCAGCAGCGCCCAGGTCCTCGGTCCCGGGATGCCGTCGGCGTCCGCGCCGCGCCAGCCCTGGGCCTGCTGGAAGGCCACGGTGGCCCAGCCGTCCGACGCCGACCACCTCGGGCCCGGACCCGAGGTGTAGAAGCGTGCGCCGCCGCGCTCGACGAGGAGCCGCCCCAGCTGGGTGACGTACCGGTTGTCGGCGCCGGGCCCGAAGGCCGCCCGTCCCGGGAAGGGCGTCGCCGCGGCCCCCGCGGCGCCGGGCTTGTTCCCGCCGCCGTCACCCGCGGCGGTCTGGGTGCCGGAGCCGGGCGTGGCCGCTGCGGTGAGGCCCTTGTAGCGGTAGGGGACGTAGCGACTGGAATGGCTCCAGTAGGCATAGGGAGTGGCCTGCCGGCGCGTGGTCGGACGGGTCTGCTCGTAGACGATGTAGTAGCTGTGGGTGTAGTCCGTCCAGCCGCCGAAAATGACGACGTGCGAGCCTTTCTCGGGGTCGGTCGGATTGTGGAAGAGCAGAATGTCACCCGGCTGGAGCTGTTCCTTGGTGATCCGCGTCCCGTACTGGTGGAGACTGCCCGTCCATTCGTTCCCGGGAAGGTTCCAGGCCATGGAGACGAATCCCGAGCAGTCCTGCCGGTAACCGTCGTACCAGTAGGAGTTCATGCTGTAAGGAACCTCGGCCGAGACCCAGTCCCGGGCGCGGCGGATGATGTCCGCCCGGGTCGTCGGGGGCGTCCTGACCGGTCCCGCCGCTCCCTGCGGGCGGGCCGGCTGCCCCGCGGGACCGTGCAGCGGGGCCTTGCGGCCCTGCGGGGTCTCGGGCTCGTCACCTGCGGGAACGCCGGGCCGGTCGGGAGCCTTCGGGGCGGCGGAGGCGGGGACCGCGTGGGCGGCGCCGAGCGCGGCGGCCGCCGCGGTGGCGACGATCACCGCGCGATGGGCGACCGGACGGCCGACGGACGGGGCGGTCGGGGAATGCACCGCCGTCCGCCGCCGCGACACGCATCCGGGGCATTCGCAGTCGCTCCCGGGATCGAATTCCTCGAATACCGGAGAGCCCATGCGATTCCCTTCACACTCCAGCTGGAAATGTCCGCGACTTTGCACGTCCGCCAGTTTCTCAACTGTCTTCCCGACGCGCATGCTGACGGTCCGAATGATGTACACGGCGCCCGCCCGGAGCAGTGGCCCGGCGGGCCCGCGGGCGGGTGGTCCTGGGCACCCCCGGGGGTCCTGTAGAGTTGTCCCGTCAGCAGGCGCCGCTAGCTCAGTTGGTTAGAGCAGCTGACTCTTAATCAGCGGGTCCGGGGTTCGAGTCCCTGGCGGCGCACCGACACCGAAGGCCCTCCGCGAGAGCGGGGGGCCTTCGTCGTGCGCCCGCACAGGGCTCCGGCGGGGCCCGCACCGCCGGCGGGAGCGGCGAAGGACGGTCGCGGGACGGTCGTCATCCCCTCGTACGGGGTAGGTGAACCTGACAAGGCGAACCCCACAGCCTCCCGCGCCGGTCGCCGGGTTACTCCCGCAGCCCGGGCGCGCGCGGTCGAGGACCGGCCCGGTCGGCGGTTTCGGGGGAGCGGGCCGTCGACCGGGCGAGGTGACGTCGCATCAGACACCCGCGCCCTTGCCCGTGCCCGTCCCCGTCCCCGTCCCCGTCAGATATGCCGACACGACCACGTTGGCCGTGTAGCCGCCGCTCACCCGGTCGAAGGTGCCGCCGCAGGTGATCAGGCGCAGCTCGGCGCGCCCCGCGCGGCGGGGACCGTAGGCCTGCCGGGCGTCGAAGCGGTCGCGCCGGATCACCTCGACGGCGTCGACGGTGAACTCGGCGACCTTCCCGTCGTCGCGGACCACCCGCACCGTCTCGCCCGGCTTGAGCGTGCTGAGCTTGTAGAAGACGGCGGGCCTGGTCTCGGTGTCGACGTGCCCGACCAGCAGGGCGGCGCCCCGGGTGCCGGGCTGCGCGCCGCCGGCGTACCAGCCGACGGCGCCGGCCTGGTCGAAGGGCGGCGGGTCGACGGCACCCTCGGTGTCCAGCCCGCGGGCGACGACCGGGGCCCGCACGCCCAGGTCGGGGATGTCGACCCGCTGCGGCAGCGCCTGCCCGAGGGGCTTGGCGGGCGGCGGGAGTCCGGCGTCCGGTGGACGGCCGACCGCGGCCATGTCACCGGTGGCCGAGGCGGACGTCCCGTTGCGCACGTCGGTCACCTCCCGCCCCCACAGCCACAGGCCGAGCAGCAGCAGCACCCAGGCCAGGCCCGTCAGAAAGCGACCGGAAGCATGTTCGCGGTCGGACATCGTTCATTCCGCCCTGCGTCTGCGCTGCACCCCGCGGAAGGCGACGGCGGCCGCGGCGACGCCCGCGAGGACCAGCCCGACGACCGCCTGAGCGGTACCGGGGCCCCTGGCGTCCGCCTGCTCCTCGTCCACTGCGGCGAGGGGACCCAGCGGAGCGGTGCCGCCACCGCCCGCGTGGACCGGCGCGACGGGCGAGGCGGGCACGGACGGCCCGCCCGGCTCCGCCGACTGCGGTGACTGCGGTGACTGCGGTGACTGCGGGAGCGGCTCGGCGGACTTCGACGCGACGATCCTGATGCGGCCCTTCACCGTGAAGTCGACGCAGCTGATCCGGACGTCGTAGGTGCCCGCCCCGATCGAGGAGCGCACCCGGGTGTCGCCGACGAGCGTGCCGTCCGGGCCGCCCCCGCCGACGAGTCGCGCGTCGGCGACGAAGGCGTCCGACACGGCGGTGGCCGTTCGGCCGGCGCAGCCGCCCACCTTCAGCGTGACCTCGTCGCCGGGCCCGGGGGCGGACGGCGTGACCGAGACACTGCCCGCCTTGTCGCCGCTGCCCTCGCCCGAGGCGTACGCCGTCGGGACGAGCACCGCGGCGGCCACGGCGGCGGCCGCACAGAGAGTGATTTTCAGTGAACCCATCGTGAACCTCCAGCTGATGGGAGACTCCCCCGCCCGGACCCGTGGCGCATCCTCAGGCGGGGTATCACTGCTCCGTACGAGTGGCTCACACGGTGTGACGGTTTCAGATCACGTCGACGAGATCCGCGATCGAGTCCACGATCCTCGACGGGCGGTACGGGAAGTTCTCGACCTGTTCGGGGCGGGTCAGCCCGGTGAGCACCAGGAAGGTCCGCATGCCGGCCTCCATGCCCGCGAGGACGTCGGTGTCCATCCGGTCGCCGATCATCGCGCTGCTCTCGGAGTGCGCCCCGATGGCGTTCAGCCCGGTGCGCATCATCAGCGGATTGGGCTTGCCCGCGAAGTACGGGTTCTTGCCGGTCGCCTTGGTGATCAGCGCGGCGACCGCTCCGGTGGCCGGCAGCGCGCCCTCGGCGGACGGGCCGGTCTCGTCCGGGTTGGTGCAAATGAACCGGGCACCGTCGTTGATGAGCCGGACGGCCTTGGTCATCGCCTCGAACGAGTAGGTGCGGGTCTCGCCGAGGACCACGTAGTCGGGCTCGTGGTCGGTGAGGATGTAGCCGATGTCGTGCAGCGCGGTGGTCAGTCCGGCCTCGCCGATGACGTACGCGGTCCCCTCGGGCCGCTGGTCGTCCAGGAACTGGGCGGTCGCCATCGCGGAGGTCCAGATGTTCTCCGTCGGCACCTCGAGGCCCATCCGCCGCAGCCGGGCGTGCAGATCGCGCGGGGTGTAGATCGAGTTGTTGGTGAGGACCAGGAACGGCTTGCCCGAGTCCCGCAGCTTCTTCAGGAAGGCGTCGGCGCCGGGGATCGGCACACCCTCGTGGATGAGCACACCGTCCATGTCGGTGAGCCACGACTCGATGGGCTTGCGGTCTGCCATGTGCTCGGTCTCCCTGCCGTGCGCGGGTACGCGGTTGCCGCGCCGGTACGCGGTGCTGCGCCTGCACGCGGTCGCTGCGTGCGCCCCAGCCTAAACACAGGCCGGATCTTGAGGGAATGGCCGGTTCCGAGGCGTCCACCGGCTGGGACGCGCCCCCGGATCAGCGACGGCGGCGGGCGAGTCGGCGGGCCAGCAGCAGGACGGTTCCGGCGGCGAGCAGACAGGCGGTGCCCGCGACGAGGGCGGCGGGTGACGTCAGGCCGGTGCGGGCGAGCTCCTCGGCCTCGTCGGCGAGGGAGAGGCGGCCGGTGTCCGTGGCGGAGGCGTCGGGAGCGGGCGGGGCGGTGGACGTGGGTCCCGGCGTGGACGGGGGCGCGGCCGGATCGCGGCCGGGGGCGGCGGACTCCCGGGCGGTCCCGCCGTCGGGGGCGCCGCTGGATGCCGGGGCGGTGCCCGGATCGCTCGCGCTCTCGTGGTCGTGGTCGGCGTCGGCGTCGGCGTCGGGGGGCGAGCCCGGCACGACCTTGAAGCGGTAGTCGTTCGACTGCCCGATCCAGTCACCGTCGTCACCGTGCCGCTGGACGACCGCCGCGTTGGCGGTGACGGTGTCGGGCGCGGTGTCCGAGGTGAGGGCGAGGCGCAGCTTGACGGAGAGGGTCCGCCCCGGGCCCACGGTGAAACCGGCGAAGCGGCCTGCGCCGGCGGCCTGCCCGGATGCGGCCCCGGACGCCGCGCCCGTCGCCGCCGAGTCGTCCGCGGGGCCGTCGGTGAACGCTCCGACCAGCTCGTCGTCGTCGGTGTGTTCCAGGCGCACCGGGTGCGGGCGCCCGCCGGCGTAGAACTCCAGGTGCGCCTGGGACGGCTTCAGCGTGCGTCCGCTGTCCACCAGGACGACGACCGGGTGGATCTCGTCGCACGTCCGGCCGGTGGTGTTGGTGAGGTCGAGGTACCAGGTGCCGTATCCGCCCCCGGCCCGGTAGGTGTCCGGGCCACCGCGCAGACGGGTGGTGAGGGGGAAGTCGGCGCCGTCGGGCCGGGCGCAGCTCGGGCCGGCTTCCGCGCGGGCGGGAGCGGGAAGGAGGGCGGCGGCCACGGCGAGGCAGAGGGAGACAGGCGGGCACAGTCGCATGAACACGTGAGCCTGGGGCAGACACCGCCCGTCGGCGGACAGGCACACTGTACGACCGTACGAATCCCCTCGTTCGGCGCAGACCCCCGCCCGCGGCCGGCCCCCGCCCGCAGTCTCCGTGCCTCGGGTCGTTCACGGCCTCCGTGCGTCCCGTCCCTCGCGGTCTCCGGTGCCTCCGGTCGGCCCCCGGGGTCGCGGCGCAGGGCTCAGCCGTCGCCCCGGCCGAAGACCGGGGCCAGGAGGAGCTGGGCCGCGCCCCGGGCGACCGCCCGGGGGCCGCCCGGGGCGAGCCGCACCGGGACGGCGCCCTCGCGGGAGCCCTCCCGCCGGGCGCGG harbors:
- a CDS encoding lytic polysaccharide monooxygenase; this translates as MRKKTKWYAAALGLTTAGALVLTTGGASGHGYTDLPVSRQKVCQNGTVPNCGDIQWEPQSVEGPKGFPASGAADGRICSANNTRFAQLDSPRTPSGGAWPATKVNGGQSYTFRWQFTAMHATTDFKYYVTKQGWNQNHNLARSDLDLTPFLTVPYGGQRPPSTLSHSGTLPSGLSGRHMIVAVWTIADTTNAFYACSDVTF
- a CDS encoding SPFH domain-containing protein — encoded protein: MNTTTSHTPESEGPSRPTRLIQNEQTTEIPVHLLFRDEPEPRPVPLGPAVVGRRVGTGEQPRLRRPTPAKPRPVAQVDPDLVERPARVLPGAVGVLAGLCGAAGCVAASWWAGVLPPHAVQVLRLPVLAGAGLGPAQWAVYAGAGALGLFGFGGLARGRTGRAWVLGLFGRYRGTVRRTGLLWVNPLLLRRRVDVRLRHWRSEPMPAADGSGVALRVVALVVWRVRDTARATLGVEDHEAYLRECVEAALARIPVEPSGAGRGSVEAAGEALTGRVALDAGAVGLEVYSVRPLRIEYAPEVAAAMHRRRIAALDAQQRASMLTSVVDSVEDTVTRLTMRGLVELDDYERKALVKDLTVAFCSGRGEQGP
- a CDS encoding peptidoglycan-binding protein: MGSPVFEEFDPGSDCECPGCVSRRRTAVHSPTAPSVGRPVAHRAVIVATAAAAALGAAHAVPASAAPKAPDRPGVPAGDEPETPQGRKAPLHGPAGQPARPQGAAGPVRTPPTTRADIIRRARDWVSAEVPYSMNSYWYDGYRQDCSGFVSMAWNLPGNEWTGSLHQYGTRITKEQLQPGDILLFHNPTDPEKGSHVVIFGGWTDYTHSYYIVYEQTRPTTRRQATPYAYWSHSSRYVPYRYKGLTAAATPGSGTQTAAGDGGGNKPGAAGAAATPFPGRAAFGPGADNRYVTQLGRLLVERGGARFYTSGPGPRWSASDGWATVAFQQAQGWRGADADGIPGPRTWALLVSGRGRDIAPGWSPATGSAPGNGSGTGAGSGPVAGSGGRPSAGAGQGAGTGAAGSPGVPTRPRVPAYPGRDRFRPGAQNAYVTQLGKQLIKKGFGGPYTAGPGPRWGAADRHAVEAFQRAQGWRGGTADGYPGPETWRRLFS
- a CDS encoding class F sortase, which codes for MSDREHASGRFLTGLAWVLLLLGLWLWGREVTDVRNGTSASATGDMAAVGRPPDAGLPPPAKPLGQALPQRVDIPDLGVRAPVVARGLDTEGAVDPPPFDQAGAVGWYAGGAQPGTRGAALLVGHVDTETRPAVFYKLSTLKPGETVRVVRDDGKVAEFTVDAVEVIRRDRFDARQAYGPRRAGRAELRLITCGGTFDRVSGGYTANVVVSAYLTGTGTGTGTGKGAGV
- a CDS encoding HAD-IIA family hydrolase, which produces MADRKPIESWLTDMDGVLIHEGVPIPGADAFLKKLRDSGKPFLVLTNNSIYTPRDLHARLRRMGLEVPTENIWTSAMATAQFLDDQRPEGTAYVIGEAGLTTALHDIGYILTDHEPDYVVLGETRTYSFEAMTKAVRLINDGARFICTNPDETGPSAEGALPATGAVAALITKATGKNPYFAGKPNPLMMRTGLNAIGAHSESSAMIGDRMDTDVLAGMEAGMRTFLVLTGLTRPEQVENFPYRPSRIVDSIADLVDVI